A DNA window from Entelurus aequoreus isolate RoL-2023_Sb linkage group LG24, RoL_Eaeq_v1.1, whole genome shotgun sequence contains the following coding sequences:
- the LOC133641648 gene encoding uncharacterized protein LOC133641648 produces the protein MMAARSESDSDRDSDDFSINLSEDERFVDEESASEGLVGSGSDSDREEAVRGIEPYRFEPDADEDGQEDAAAIDAGGAHDIDRLENTEWCTCQNCVNMETVAECVCCSEIEAVTRTMEEEGVKTCIIDHHGFPSVCLDEWVLQTAYNAYKQQYGMLQQQQNERRRHTAYRQFVRFCWGYLGKDIRVVLPACVVHKIRTTFPSMDYTGFQDVQ, from the exons atgatggccgccagatctgagagcgattctgaccgagatagcgacgatttctccattaatttgagcgaggatgaaagatttgtggatgaggaaagtgcaagtgaaggactagtggggagtggaagcgattcagatagggaagaagctgtgagagggatagagccatatcgctttgaacccgacgctgatgaagacggtcaggaggacgctgctgctattgatgctggaggagcacacgacatagatcgccttgagaatacagaatg gtgtacatgtcaaaactgtgtgaacatggagacagtggctgagtgtgtctgctgtagtgaaatagaggcagtgaccagaacgatggaggaggagggggtgaagacgtgcatcatagaccaccatggctttccatctgtgtgtctggatgaatgggtgctgcagacagcgtataacgcctacaaacagcaatatggcatgctgcagcaacagcaaaatga gcggagacgacacacagcctatcgacagtttgtccgcttctgctggggatatctgggaaaggacataagggtggtactaccagcttgtgtagtacataagattaggacaacattcccatcgatggactacacggggttccaagacgtgcagtga
- the LOC133641647 gene encoding uncharacterized protein LOC133641647: MAEMGISTRRLVLKKGAKPTIFDRPRTSPEHPTPSISGQTGHMRSAFAKRERKRTIDQIMDSTTTASVADAVDEPMAMALDLPDEEGDQDQGNTREQGCQTDWVPIGTAPTAMTSSKSTQTGKIHHRSKGHQVTPDILERVRARPARVSEVPLSSVAAPSDSPEMQTNIAAPGVSGMQAKLRPPPALFDEGPASSPTAPFVGGSSDDSYVPSESTTSDPCQSDGSPDRPCTHQMHEEGCHKEPKYIIFESCLQSLVKWCHCPVCGSQDISPSWDSNGTQLTMTLQCASCDQRSSWSSQPNIGPYAAGNILLSAGILFAGASSGKVLQVLNSIGVVTYVKRTFFNHQELILQPAIKKVWEEQQRTHLTMLQVEGRPLVLGGDGRADSPGHSAKFGTYTTMELVANVVLDLQVVQSNECLGSYHMEMEGLKRMVELLISWDLDVGVLVTDRHRQIAKWIRENMPNTRHCYDIWHVAKSIGKKLKAIAKHKDCEDLKPWVQSIINHLYWAAVSTPPGEGELLVAKWKSVERHIQNIHKDHGDLFPICTHGQLQRQKKWLKQSSRSAVKLEEVVNNKSLLKDIAMLSGEHQTSKVEAFHSLIIQFAPKMYVFSYIGMLCRNLLAGLHWNENSSRPIATTQAGAERYAVRYPKYKAGGHVVKKIATEPTYRYVDDLIREVVAGCRQTPDERTPLSVTVDVPPFLCDELEKPDKEEAIAKHRSRFGKCEMPSR, encoded by the exons atggcagaaatgggaatcagcactcgtcgactcgtgctgaagaaaggtgcgaagccaactattttcgatagaccacggacaagtccggagcacccgaccccctccataagcggacagactgggcacatgaggtctgcatttgccaaaagggaaaggaagagg acaatagatcagatcatggacagtacgactacggcatcagtggcggatgcggtggatgaaccaatggcaatggcactagatttgcctgatgaggagggcgatcaagatcag ggaaatacaagagaacaaggatgccagacggactgggtaccgattgggacagcaccaacagcaatgaccagtagcaagagcacccaaacagggaaaatacatcatagatcaaagg gacaccaggtgaccccagatatcctcgagagggttagagctcggccggccagggttagtgaagtcccattgtcaagtgtagcagctccatctgacagccccgagatgcagactaacatagcagctccaggtgtgtctggaatgcaagccaagctacgaccacctcctgcattgtttgatgaaggaccagcatcaagtcccactgcgccttttgttggtggttcttccgatgacagctatgtgccgagtgagtcaacgacatcggatccgtgtcaatctgacgggtcgccagatcgcccatgtactcaccagatgcatgaagagggctgccacaaggaaccgaagtacatcatctttgagtcgtgcctccagagtctcgtcaagtggtgtcactgtccagtctgtggcagccaggacataagcccttcttgggattcgaacggtacacagctgaccatgactcttcaatgtgcatcatgtgaccagaggagtagttggagcagccagccaaacattggcccttatgccgcgggcaacatcctgctgtctgctggcatcctcttcgctggggcatcttctggcaaggtgttgcaagtgctgaacagcatcggagtggtcacgtatgtgaagaggacatttttcaaccaccaggagctcatcctgcagccagccatcaaaaaggtgtgggaggaacagcaacggacgcacctcaccatgctgcaggtggaaggccgacccctcgtccttggtggtgatgggcgagcagacagtccgggacacagcgccaagttcggtacctacaccacaatggagcttgtggccaatgtggttctcgaccttcaggttgtacag agcaacgaatgtcttggcagctaccatatggagatggaaggactgaagaggatggtggaactgctgatcagctgggacctggatgtcggggtgctggtgacagacagacacagacagatcgctaaatggattcgtgaaaacatgcccaatacacggcactgctatgacatctggcatgttgcaaaat ccatcggaaagaaactgaaggccatcgccaagcataaggactgtgaagacctgaagccctgggtgcaaagtataatcaaccacctctactgggcagcagtgtctacaccgcctggagagggggaacttctggttgccaagtggaagtctgtggagcgacacattcagaacatccacaaggaccatggcgacctcttcccaatttgtactcatggacaactgcaacggcaaaagaaatggctcaaacaaa gttcacgctcagcagtgaaactggaggaggtggtcaacaacaagtccctgctaaaagatatcgccatgctgtcgggtgaacaccagacttccaaggtggaggcgttccatagccttatcatacag ttcgcaccgaaaatgtatgtcttctcatacatcggaatgctgtgcag gaacctgcttgctgggctgcactggaacgaaaattcgagccgccctatagccactacacaagcgggtgctgagcgctatgcagtacgctacccgaagtataaagcagggggccatgtggtcaagaaaatcgcgacagagccaacatacc gctacgtagatgacttgatcagggaggttgttgctggctgcagacagacccctgacgagagaacaccactcagcgtcactgtggatgtgcctcccttcctctgcgatgaactggagaagccagacaaggaggaagccatcgccaagcacaggagtcgcttcggtaagtgtgaaatgccctcccggtaa